Genomic window (Cyprinus carpio isolate SPL01 chromosome B7, ASM1834038v1, whole genome shotgun sequence):
GCAACCCACCAAATTCCGAACCAAGCTAATTTGCTAAATCATAATCAccatatatttgtgtataaacaTATAAAGACACAAAACCATTATCAATCACTGTTCATATTGCTAAGCTAACTTAACTTATGGTTAAAGTGCTACAGTACAAAGAATAGCTTAAAAATCTTTGGAACGATAGGTGGTGCTGTTTTCAAACTTCTCAGGTGGCTTCAGTACATACTGTCAATGCCTGTGCTGATCCTGTATGTCAaagcatttcatatatatatatatatatagatatatatatatatatatatatatatatatatatatatatattagggaaaAAATGAACAGAGTATATTTCAACTACTGGCAGCTACTGTAATGGACAGTGTCTTAATATATGATATTGAATATGATCAGCATGAGAAGAGTAATGAGGTGAATTTTTAGGACAAAGGATTCAAAAGTTATAACCAAAAGAATATTGTATATTTGAACTGGTGGTGGTGTTATAGAGTTGGTCCTAGAGATTTCAAAGTTGGACAGATTACTATTCAAGGTGACCCCAAGTAATTGTGCCAAATTTCAGGCTGGAGAGTGAAAAGCCCTTTTGTGTATGCAGATAACATACAGTACAATGACCCTAAAACTTATTTGGAAGCTATGCTTGCATGAATGTCAGTGTCACTTAGAtacttatttaacaaaatatcaaatttgGTGCCATATAATGCAATGAAATGAATGCCTTTCAAGAGTGGCTTCATTTTCCAGACACTTTTGGGAGCAGTGTATCAGAAGATTAAGAAATGGATAAAGGGGAGGTAATTGTTGCATAATATGGTTGATCATTGACATGGTTTTATCTTGCAGGTGTTTTTGCATCCAGAATTTCAAAACATATCCGAATGGGACAATGACCTTGCTCTGATTAAACTGAAGGAGCCAGTCAAATTTAATGAGTCTGTAATGCCCATCCCACTTCCTGAGATTGGAGATAACCAGGAAgaaaaggaagaagagaaaggCATCATCGCAGGGTGGGGTTGGGGCAAACTTTTTACCCCTGCCCCTGTACTCAAGTTTCTCTCACTGCCTGTACGTTCATGCAAGGGTAAATACCAATCAAAGGTTCTTGCAAGTACACCAAACGTGGATGACAAACAGTTCTGCACCGGACCCAGTAAGCACCAGGAAAACGTTTGCTTCGGTGATGCAGGCGGTGCTCTTGCATTCTTGAAACCCAACACCAAAACAGTGTATGCTGCGGGAATCCTCTCCTTTGACAAGGCTTGTTCTGTAGAAGAGCACGCTGTCTACACAAAGATTTCTGCCTACCTGCCCTGGATTCATAGTGTCATGAGAGGTGATTCACAAGAATTTCTAGCAAAGCGTGCTTCACTCATAAGTCACATGTTTTCACAGCAGCAGTAGTGTGATCTTTATGCAGAAACAACTGCTtgataaatatgaatttatttcactcatTTGTACTTTGCACTATTTACTGTTGTCTGAACAAAAATTTATCGTCAgaacatttaaatcaatatttgaagccaaactgaaaaaaaagaagtgtcAATTCTGTAAGAAATCAAGCTTGCTTCTTTTAGGAgaaattaaatatgatttgctGATTAATGTGTATAAAACTGAAATTTCACAGACATCAAAAAGACAAATTTCCTACTGAAtgtattgaataataaaaataataatattgaatgtCATACTGAATTGTGTAATAAAAGGTCAATAATTTTTTACAGCACATTCCATACAAATGGTTTATTACTTTACTGTGTACATTTTTGTATCTAAGCAAACATGAGAAAGCACATCACATACTGTACcattttagttattaaaaatgtaaagctcTGCAGCAGAATGTTACTTTCCACCTTGTGCTGTCAAATAGGCTTTCCTTTTGTAAAGAACACTTAAAGAGTGGAGCTGCTAAGGTTATATAAGCACATATCTTGTGCCCATCATTCTGAAACCAAAGAAGCACGTAGAGAAGATTAAATCACTGATACACTTCCTGAAAATCCTGACTGCTCCTGAATAACTGCACATACTGCACATAAACCACAGCTTAGCTTAATCTTGAattaagtttttctgttttccacCAAGCATCTCAATTAATTTGAGTGAAcagattatttttgtgtgtgtatgtcctAAATGTATTAGACTCAaccttgaaaatatttaaatcaaatacagTTGCGAAACTCACACATCACATATACAAACTCTGGAGTCAGAGGccggattcacaaaacattctaaaaaaataaatgtattcttaagAAATAAGATTCGAATTCTTGAAAATAATCTTCTTAAAAA
Coding sequences:
- the LOC109073557 gene encoding haptoglobin, translating into MPEPQRPQYNTRQLLLQYIFIMRWLSVAVLLLGTITCLPNALDSVREHVSAHRTSALRPKRMVGGLLTASVPWQAMVYLSENILDGGFAGGALIAEQWVLTAGRNLFVGKNQTQTRGKEPLIPKVYLGISKRVHANASTEVSVEKVFLHPEFQNISEWDNDLALIKLKEPVKFNESVMPIPLPEIGDNQEEKEEEKGIIAGWGWGKLFTPAPVLKFLSLPVRSCKGKYQSKVLASTPNVDDKQFCTGPSKHQENVCFGDAGGALAFLKPNTKTVYAAGILSFDKACSVEEHAVYTKISAYLPWIHSVMRGDSQEFLAKRASLISHMFSQQQ